The genomic segment GGGCGCCAGAAGAAAAAATTTTCGGGGATTTGAAGGAGGTGTGATTTTGGGAGCTAAGCTCTTATCCCGTAGATCATTCATCCTGGGTGGGATTGCAACATTATCTTATCTATATTTCGATCTCCAATCGATTGCGGTAAAACGATATACCATTACGATTACTAAATTGCCAATTGAGTTTCAGGGATTCACTATTCTCCATTTGACTGATTTACATAGCAAGGAATACGGAGAAGGTCAAAGGAATTTAATTGAGTTGATTAACAGACAGCATTTTGATGCAGTTACAATAACAGGTGATTTAGTTGATAAGAGTAACCCTAGTATGGAACCGGCAATATCCTTATTGAAAGGGTTGAAATCTAAGCCTGTATTTTTTGTCCCTGGAAATCATGAGTGGTGGACAAATTACCAAATCAAATCTCCATTAGAAGACCAAGGAGTACATATACTGGAAAATAGGTGTTTTAAATATATCATAGGCGATTCTCACATTTGGATAATGGGTGTCGACGATCCCTATCTAGGAAGAGATCAGTTAGATAGGGCATTTGAAGGCGTCTCGGATTCTGAACCAAAGATTTTATTGGCACATGCTCCTAACATATTTTCTAAAGCCATTAAAGGAAATATCGATTTAATTTTAGCGGGACATACACATGGTGGACAAGTCAGGCTTCCATTGCTTGGTGCAGTGGTAGCACCAGGGCAAGGGCTTTTTCCCGAGTTTGATTACGGCAAATTTACTTCCAGTTCTACGAATATGATTATAAATGGTGGCTTAGGAGAAAGCGTATTACCAATAAGGTTTTATAATAGACCGGAAATTGTACTGGTTACATTAGAATCTTCTGGGTAGCATTTGGGGAGGCGCAGGTTGTCTTATGAATATGATTAAAAAACTATTTACCCCAATTAACATATTTAGATTATTAGCGGCTACTAACGTTATCGTTATCTCGTTCTACAGCATCATTATGAGAGATACTATGTCTGAGTTAACAAAAGACCGGTTAAACTCACTGACCCAGTTGTTACTTATTTTGTTTTTTTTAATGGGTGGTGTTGAAGGCTTTAAAGTTGAAGACAAGACAAAAAGGTATTTGTCATATTTCAACTTCTGTGTTGCAATTGTCATGATAATAATAAATATTTTCATTTTCTTAAAACTGTGATTTTAGAACCATAATACAACAAAAGATTTTTGACACTTTGCCAATATGTAAGCGATTTGAGGCGCGTCGGGAATCTGGAGCGTTATCTGCAATCCTAGAGTATATAAGTAGCATTATGTATAAATGAGATGGACTTATGAGAAGGTGAAATATTGAATAAGAAATTAATAAATTTAGGATTCTCAGAGAGATTTCTTCAGGAATCGAAACTTTATGAAGGACTTTTTTTAGGAAGAGTCGTTGCTCAATACAAGGATTTGTATAAGGTCGCAACGGAAAAATCCGAAGTGCTTTCAGAAATATCCGGAAAGCTGCGCTATTCTTCCGACGAGTTGTTGGATTATCCAGCAGTGGGTGATTTTGTTATGATCGATAGGGAGGATGAATTGCATGGTAATGCGATTATCCATAAAATACTGACAAGGAAAAGCATATTTGTTCGTAGAGCTGCAGGTACCTCGCACGATGTTCAAGTTGTGGCTGCAAACATTGATACCGTCTTTATCTGCATGTCGCTGAATAATGACTTCAACCTGCGAAGGTTAGAGCGTTATCTTTCGATTGCGTGGGACAGCGGAGCTACACCAGTAGTTGTACTTACAAAGTCAGATTTGTGCGAGGATCTGTCTGGGAGACTCGCGGAAATCGAAAAGGTTGCTGCAGGAGTTGATATCGTTGTAACCTCAAGCCTGATAGAGGATGGGTATAGCTCAATACTGAAGTATATTTTACCAGGTTGGACGGTTGCATTTATGGGCTCCTCTGGTGTCGGGAAATCAACTTTGATCAACCGGCTTCTTGGAGGAGATGTAGATGTAATTGAAACGAGAGAAATTAGAAAAGATGATAAAGGAAAACATACTACGACAAGACGCGAGCTAATCGTTATTCCTTCTGGTGGAGCAGTCATAGACACACCTGGAATGCGCGAAATCGGGGTGGAAAGCGTGAATCTCGTTAAGACGTTTGCGGATATCGATGAATTTACCGAACGATGCAGATTCAAGGACTGTCAGCATGAGAATGAACCGGGCTGCGCCGTCAAAAAAGCGATAGAAGAGGGCATGATCACCGAAGAACGCCTACAGAGCTATAAAAAACTCAAGAAAGAGGCAAAGTACGAAGGCTTGAATTCTAAGCAAATAGAAAAAGAGAAAATCACTGAAATGTTTGCAGACTTTGGGGGAATGAAAAACGCAAGAGATTATATAAAATCTAAAAGTAAAAAATAAGTCCTGTTATCTCCGCGCGTAAAGTCTTTCAAATGGTTGAACATATATATTGGAATGCGAAGACGTGGGAATTAGATACTATATTGCAGGAGCGAAGGAATTGTTATTTGTATGAAAAGTTAGGTTATAAGAAAACAGAGAAAACTGAAGTTATAAACGATAAAATGACCTTAGTATTTTATGAAAAGCTTGTTCTCAATTAGGCAAAGGGCTAATTAATTTTGTACATATATGTACTTAGATATACGGAGGATTCAAGGGGTCGCCGTCCGTGGCGGCTACAAACGTTAAGAAGGAATATATAAAGATATGGTAAAGAACATTATTTTTGATTTGGAAAACGTATTATTAAATTTCAATCCATTAGAGTATCTTTATGAGAAAATACCTGAAAACAAAGAAGCTCTTCAAATATACAACGAAATATTTAAAAGTACAGAGTGGCTTATGCTTGACAGGGGATTACTTACAGAAGATGAGGCTATAAATAGTATTTGTGCTAGAGACAGTGAAAATAGTCAACTTATCCGGAAGGTGATGGATAACTGGTATCAAATGCTTACACCTATAGAAGGTGTAGTAGACGTTTTAAAAGAATTAAAACTTAATGGATATAAAGTATATTTCTTATCTAATTTTCATTTATTAGCCTTTGAAGATGTTTTAAAGAGATACAATTTTTTAAAAGATTTCGATGGTGGCATTGTTTCTTATAAGAAAAAATTATTGAAGCCCGATAAAGATATTTATAATAAATTGATAACGACCTATGAAATCAGGCCTCATGAATCAATCTTTATAGATGATACAAGGGAAAATATCGAGGGCGCAAAAAAATTGGGGTTTGAAACGATACTTTTCACAACAGCTTTGGAACTGAGGGAAAAGTTGGTTGGATATAACGTTCTCAAAGAATGAAATTGATTCTAAAGCTGAATTGTTCGGGGGCGCGCCGTCCGTGGCGCGCTTCGGTTTCGTGGGGCAGGAAACGTCATATAACTAGGCTTTCCCGACACTTAGATGATGAATGTGGTTGAGACTGTCGGGAATCCCAAAACGTTATTGGACATACTTTTAGAAATGCTATCTAGCAAATTGGAGGGACTTCTTGTGAGAGTGGTTGTTGTTAATGACTATAATTACCAATGGCCAAGTATGTTTAAGGTTGAGGCAGATAAAATATGTGAAGTATTTGGCGAAGAGCTAATTGCAGTGCACCATATTGGGAGTACATCTGTACCTGGGATTAAGGCAAAACCGATCATAGATATTATGCCATTGGTTCGGGACATTGAAGTAGTTGATAAATTCAACGATAGAATGATAGCGCTAGGATATGAACCTATGGGAGAATTCGGAATCCCCAAACGTAGATTTTTTTATAAAGGTGGAGAAGATCGAACACATCACATCCACATTTTTGAGTACGGAAGTATAGGTGCAGAAAGACATCTTGCTTTTCGGGACTTTCTTCGCAAGCATGAAAATGATGCAAAAGAGTACAGCCTTTTAAAAGAATTGCTTGCGAAACGTTTTCCTAATGATATTGAAGGTTATATAGATGGAAAGAACGATTTTGTAAAGAGCCTTGAACAAAAGGCAATAAAGTGGTATAGGGACTAGGTTCTTATCGTTAATAGGAGGCAAGTGTTTAGGGTAAGGTGGAGGGATATATGAAATTCTTTAGGTTTAGTAAAGATACTGGTCAGTCGGTTGAGCGTTATGAATCGCGGTCTGTTATCTATTCGCGGATAGCACAGACTTTTACGCCTGCAAGGATAGGTTTCATGTATGTTGAACCTGAAGGAATAATTGGAATCCATGAGGCCCCAACCCCTCAACTATTTCTAGTCGTTCAAGGTGAAGGATGGATTCGGAGGCAGAGTAATGCAAAAGTTGTGATTACGACGGGTGAAGGTGTGTTCTTTGATAAAGGAGAATTGCATGAATCCGGGAGTGTACTTGGAATGACTTGTATCATAGTACAAAGTGATGAGTTTAACTCACAGATAATAGTTCTGTAAGTAGCACTTACCCGTACATCGCATGAATAGCACATTTTGCCACTTAGTAGAGATGAATGTAGAAGGACGCAGCAGGAATTCCGGGGACGTTATCTGCAATCCTAGAGTATATATAGAAATTGTAATATTTAAGGAAAAGAAGTTATTTTATGGTATAATGTAATTGCATGAGTTTTCCATTATCTTTAACGTGATAATGGATTTTTTATAAGTCGGATTTTGGGCTTCGGATTTATTGCGAAGATGAATGTTTTGGCTTTTGTTCAGGTATTCCCGGCGGCATTTTCCTGTACTTTGTTAATATGAAAGTAATTTGGCGCTATTGGAAAACGCGAGACGTTAGAGGTAATGGACTCGCCATATAAAACATTGCATAAAAGGAGCAACTGAATTGATTGACCTATACACTGATATTTTAGAAGTTTTTGAGAGGCATACGGATATTCTTTTTGGAATTTCTAATATAGATTTCAGTGTATTTAAGACAGATTATAAATGTGCATTGGTTGTTGCTGTTCCTCATAAGGAATTATTGAGTATAAATACTTATGAAGAAGAGAAATTTGAAAGTTTGATTTGTGAAGCACGTGATAATATCGATGTATTACTTGACGAGATTACCACCCTATTTAAGACATATAAAATTCAATATTATATACCACCTGCTACGCAAACAAGTGAAGAAACACTCATTGCACTATTCTCATTTAAATTTGCTTGTGTCAATGCGGGTTTAGGGTGGATAGGGAAGAATGATATTTTGGTTACAGAAGAGTATGGACCACGAGTAAGGCTATCTGCCATATTAATAAATTATGATTTGCCGATAGGATGTCCTATTGACAAGAGTAAATGTCCGCCCATCTGTAATGTATGCGTTAATGCTTGTCCACATAATGCATTAACTGGTCATCAGTGGAATATAAGTACAAAACGTGAAGAATTAATTGATTTTAAATTATGCAACCAGAAAAGAAGCCTTTTTTTAAAAACGCATCATAGAAAAAATTCTTGTGGATTGTGTATGATATCATGCCCTCTTGGTATTGCGAAATTATAGTAATGCCGGTGATTATCCAAGGCCGTGCGTCCATGCGCGGATTCTTGTGAGGCTTGGGTAGATATTATAGATTGTTTAATAAGATATTTACGAGAATATGGAGAGGAAGTGTTTAAATGAATATAAATAATCCTACCTTTTTCGCAGTCCTTGCTACACTGAGTACCGTAATACCATTATTAGCAGGTATCTTTGTAATTTACTTTTTGATAAGTGTAATGAAATTTATGAAGAAAAAGATAAAGTTAGATGAACAAAGAATCGAACAGACAAATCAGTTTCTTGAACTTTATAAAAGCACCAAAGATATAAACTAGTTACCCCTCTATTTCACGAGTAGTGACGCACAAGCAGGATTATAGAATATAGGGGAGGGATATCAGTGAAGAGACAATTACTTAATGTTCTAATATACTTTCTTTTATCGTTTATACTTTCATGTTTTTTGTCATTCGTGATTGTTAGATTATATGGTTTTGGATTTGTTGAAACTCTTTTTTGGATTGCTATAGCAATAGTTGCAGTAGGTGGTATGTCAAGTGTTACAGGTAATGCTACAGGAAGCCAGATGTTTGACGGAAGCCCCGATAGTCAATACCAATCCTTTGCTAATATTGAGTCTCTAATTCAAGAAAGAAAGTCAACTAACTTTTATACGAATTTTAAGAAACATGGAGTGTTTAATCCAAAGGTTAGTTCTCTGGGCATAATATTAGCGGGAATTGTACTAATTTTAATTGTTTACTTAATGGGGTGAAAACGCGTAGGGGGAAGATAGCAAGTGAAAACCTAAATGTTCCCATTGGTATAGTTGTAGATTATTCTTATTTACTAGCTACTGAGGCTGGACAGACCAGACGAAAAGAACGCTTAACAAACAAATAGGAAGCCCATAACTGGGCTTCCTATTTTGTTTGTTTGTATATTTATGTATATTAATTCTCATAGCTTTTCACATTAAATCTGTGAAGTTTTGAACTTGACAAAGAAAGTCGTTCCTTGAGGAGACGTTACAATATCCATTTTTGCATCGTGGCGTTTTATGATATTGTGGCAAATCGCTAGTCCTAAGCCAGTGCCACCTTCTTTAGTGGTGAAAAACGGAACGCCGAGTTTAGCAAGCACATCGGGATCAATGCCGGGACCTTCGTCATGTATGGCTAAGACGACTCGATCCGAATCCATCGAGGTCTTGATTTTTAGGGTTTTACCGGGTTCAGTCGCTTCAATACCATTCCGGACTAAGTTGAGGATGAGTTGACGAATTTCTTTCTCATCAAGTTGGATATCTTCAATTTCTCCTAACTCTTGAATTAGAGTGATGTCCGAGCGCATAGCATCTGCTTGGATTAAGGGGAAAAGGGTTTGGATAATCGTGTTAAGATTTTGAAGATGCATCTCTTGATTTTGAGTTTTGGTCAAAGAGAGAAATTCCGTAATGATTGAGTTGGCTCGCTCCAATTCGGCAATCATGATGTCATAATAATCCTGATATTGCTTTAACTCATTTTTCCATCCAAGCATCTGGAGAAATCCTTTGACGGTGGTAATGGGATTTCGAATCTCATGAGCAATTCCAGCAGCCATTTCGGCAATGAGATTTAAGCGGTCCATACGAGCATAATCATTTGTTACAATTTCTCCCTCAGTGATATCTTCACCGCTCTTACAAATATAAGGTATGCTGTTTTGCCCTACAAAAAGACGCTCGTGAACACGATACACGCGGGAATCAGGGATCTTCATTTCCCAATGAAGGGGATCTGAAGTAGCCCATGTTTTGAAAGAAGGACAGTCTAAACAGGGCTTGTTACTGTTTTTTATAAACTCGTAACACTTTTTTGGCCCGGGATCTCCGAAAACCTCCTGAAAGGCCTGGTTGTAATAAGGGATTGTGAAATCAGGGGCTAGGAGACAGACAAAGTATGGTAATTTGTCGAGTAAGGAGAAGAGGTTTTCTTTATTAAGTTCATATCCGGGATCTTTTAAATTTGATTGGTAACTTAGCAAGATTAGAACCTCCCAAAATACCCTTTTACTACCAACATATTCTATTCGACTTAAATTTATGAAATCCTTTTGAGTTTAGCTAATTAATTGAATATAGTCAGAAAATTTTAAAAATATGCCTAAAGACCTAAAACGTATAGGCTAAAAGTCCTATTATTCATAAACCTATGAAAAATATCCTTTTATAGCTTATTCTTGACAGATGTGAAATAGAATTCGCTAATTCGCTATTCAATATTTTGATTAAGCACAAGAGACAAACTTCTTGAATAAGCTATGTTGAGCTATTTATGGGCTCTTAGTTTCTAAAAGGAGAGGTGGCAGTGGATGCTTTAAGCTCAATCTTTATTTTAGCCGTTGTTGTCGAAAAATTAGTTGAACTTTTTAAGGCCCTAGTATATGCGTTACCTTTTCTTCCTGAGAAGTTCAAGCCAATGACATTGGAACTCATTAGTTTAGGATTGGGATTCCTTCTTGCCTACGAAACCAATATCAACTCGCTTACGCTTATGGGCGTTAAGACTCTTGATCCTCTTGTAGGGGTCGTTATTACAGGGTTAGTAATCGGAAAAGGTTCTAATTTTGCCCATGACTTCTTCCAATATGTGAGTCAAAATAAAAGAGCAGGTGGTTAATACGACTTATCCGGTTGTGCAGCAGATCATAAATAATAATCGTTCCCATGAAGTTTTGCGTCCTCAAGGCTTTGTTATTCATTCGACAGATACTCCAGGTGCAACGGCTCAAAATGAATTCAACTATTTTAATAGTGCTTACAGGGGGGCTTCGGCTCATTATTTTGTGGATTGGATCCAGATCCTTCAAACAATTCCTGAGAACGAAGTGGCTTGGCATGCGGGGTCTACCGCTAATCACAAATTTCTATCGGTTGAAATCTGTGAACCTTTAGGAAATAACGCGTCGCGGTTTGAGGAAGCCTGGAAACGTACAGTCGGGTTGGTAGCGGAGGGTTGCGTGCGTTATGGTTGGACTGTAGCTACCCAAGTTTTTTCACATCAAGAGATATCCAGTATGTATCAGGAGACGAATCATAGCGATCCCATTGATTATTTGGGACGTTACGGACGGACTTGGGATGATCTCTTAGTCGCTGTTGAGCAAGAAGTTCAAAA from the Desulfitobacterium metallireducens DSM 15288 genome contains:
- a CDS encoding metallophosphoesterase, translated to MGAKLLSRRSFILGGIATLSYLYFDLQSIAVKRYTITITKLPIEFQGFTILHLTDLHSKEYGEGQRNLIELINRQHFDAVTITGDLVDKSNPSMEPAISLLKGLKSKPVFFVPGNHEWWTNYQIKSPLEDQGVHILENRCFKYIIGDSHIWIMGVDDPYLGRDQLDRAFEGVSDSEPKILLAHAPNIFSKAIKGNIDLILAGHTHGGQVRLPLLGAVVAPGQGLFPEFDYGKFTSSSTNMIINGGLGESVLPIRFYNRPEIVLVTLESSG
- the rsgA gene encoding ribosome small subunit-dependent GTPase A; amino-acid sequence: MNKKLINLGFSERFLQESKLYEGLFLGRVVAQYKDLYKVATEKSEVLSEISGKLRYSSDELLDYPAVGDFVMIDREDELHGNAIIHKILTRKSIFVRRAAGTSHDVQVVAANIDTVFICMSLNNDFNLRRLERYLSIAWDSGATPVVVLTKSDLCEDLSGRLAEIEKVAAGVDIVVTSSLIEDGYSSILKYILPGWTVAFMGSSGVGKSTLINRLLGGDVDVIETREIRKDDKGKHTTTRRELIVIPSGGAVIDTPGMREIGVESVNLVKTFADIDEFTERCRFKDCQHENEPGCAVKKAIEEGMITEERLQSYKKLKKEAKYEGLNSKQIEKEKITEMFADFGGMKNARDYIKSKSKK
- a CDS encoding HAD family hydrolase; the protein is MVKNIIFDLENVLLNFNPLEYLYEKIPENKEALQIYNEIFKSTEWLMLDRGLLTEDEAINSICARDSENSQLIRKVMDNWYQMLTPIEGVVDVLKELKLNGYKVYFLSNFHLLAFEDVLKRYNFLKDFDGGIVSYKKKLLKPDKDIYNKLITTYEIRPHESIFIDDTRENIEGAKKLGFETILFTTALELREKLVGYNVLKE
- a CDS encoding GrpB family protein, which produces MLSSKLEGLLVRVVVVNDYNYQWPSMFKVEADKICEVFGEELIAVHHIGSTSVPGIKAKPIIDIMPLVRDIEVVDKFNDRMIALGYEPMGEFGIPKRRFFYKGGEDRTHHIHIFEYGSIGAERHLAFRDFLRKHENDAKEYSLLKELLAKRFPNDIEGYIDGKNDFVKSLEQKAIKWYRD
- a CDS encoding cupin domain-containing protein, which gives rise to MKFFRFSKDTGQSVERYESRSVIYSRIAQTFTPARIGFMYVEPEGIIGIHEAPTPQLFLVVQGEGWIRRQSNAKVVITTGEGVFFDKGELHESGSVLGMTCIIVQSDEFNSQIIVL
- a CDS encoding epoxyqueuosine reductase, coding for MIDLYTDILEVFERHTDILFGISNIDFSVFKTDYKCALVVAVPHKELLSINTYEEEKFESLICEARDNIDVLLDEITTLFKTYKIQYYIPPATQTSEETLIALFSFKFACVNAGLGWIGKNDILVTEEYGPRVRLSAILINYDLPIGCPIDKSKCPPICNVCVNACPHNALTGHQWNISTKREELIDFKLCNQKRSLFLKTHHRKNSCGLCMISCPLGIAKL
- a CDS encoding sensor histidine kinase; amino-acid sequence: MLSYQSNLKDPGYELNKENLFSLLDKLPYFVCLLAPDFTIPYYNQAFQEVFGDPGPKKCYEFIKNSNKPCLDCPSFKTWATSDPLHWEMKIPDSRVYRVHERLFVGQNSIPYICKSGEDITEGEIVTNDYARMDRLNLIAEMAAGIAHEIRNPITTVKGFLQMLGWKNELKQYQDYYDIMIAELERANSIITEFLSLTKTQNQEMHLQNLNTIIQTLFPLIQADAMRSDITLIQELGEIEDIQLDEKEIRQLILNLVRNGIEATEPGKTLKIKTSMDSDRVVLAIHDEGPGIDPDVLAKLGVPFFTTKEGGTGLGLAICHNIIKRHDAKMDIVTSPQGTTFFVKFKTSQI
- a CDS encoding peptidoglycan recognition protein family protein translates to MQQIINNNRSHEVLRPQGFVIHSTDTPGATAQNEFNYFNSAYRGASAHYFVDWIQILQTIPENEVAWHAGSTANHKFLSVEICEPLGNNASRFEEAWKRTVGLVAEGCVRYGWTVATQVFSHQEISSMYQETNHSDPIDYLGRYGRTWDDLLVAVEQEVQNIQGQNGGDIQLKNLILVGHGPDERAAGYLADFLKAPVAYLDAIQADDLNSAQNIYVIGGSVKPLERATLISGATRYDTCQKVIDFIHTGKL